From the Leucobacter tenebrionis genome, one window contains:
- a CDS encoding nucleotidyltransferase family protein, with amino-acid sequence MTRYVIMANGRGMRWGGHLGIPKHLITVDDETLLQRLVRQIADHADDPDIVISSSDPRYDTPGARRHEPVTNELEIDRFPPELITEPVCFLYGDTYYTDRAMARIVEPEHEEDSPLRFYGDERSIVAVKAREPEAMLTHIRRVRELYLAGKIASCIGWHVYHSFTGLPFEGNQIGRHFERLDGETAGFNKPDDLKAFRRNYDLLSAGAERVLDYEAGGAGS; translated from the coding sequence GTGACGCGCTACGTGATCATGGCGAACGGCCGCGGGATGCGCTGGGGCGGGCATCTCGGGATCCCGAAGCACCTCATCACGGTCGATGACGAGACGCTGCTGCAGCGTCTCGTGCGGCAGATCGCGGATCACGCGGACGATCCCGACATCGTCATCTCGTCGAGCGACCCGCGCTACGACACCCCGGGGGCCCGGCGCCACGAGCCCGTGACGAACGAGCTGGAGATCGACCGTTTCCCGCCCGAGCTCATCACGGAACCGGTCTGCTTCCTCTACGGCGACACCTACTACACGGATCGCGCGATGGCGCGCATCGTGGAGCCGGAGCACGAGGAGGATTCGCCGCTGCGCTTCTACGGCGACGAGCGCTCGATCGTGGCGGTGAAGGCGCGCGAACCCGAGGCGATGCTCACCCACATCAGGCGCGTGCGCGAGCTGTACCTCGCCGGCAAGATCGCATCGTGCATCGGCTGGCACGTCTACCACTCGTTCACGGGCCTGCCCTTCGAGGGCAACCAGATCGGGCGGCACTTCGAACGCCTCGACGGCGAGACCGCCGGCTTCAACAAGCCCGACGACCTCAAGGCGTTCAGGCGCAACTACGACCTGCTCAGCGCGGGAGCCGAACGCGTCCTCGACTACGAAGCGGGCGGGGCGGGGTCGTGA
- a CDS encoding metal-sensitive transcriptional regulator: MSEATDAACEHHTHGYIEHKDELLKRLRRAEGQVRGVHRMVENDDYCIDILTQVSAATKALERVALALLDDHLAHCVASAAAEGGEVASEKLHEASAAIARLVR; the protein is encoded by the coding sequence ATGAGCGAAGCGACAGACGCCGCCTGCGAGCACCACACCCACGGCTACATCGAGCACAAGGACGAGCTGCTGAAGCGGTTGCGGCGCGCCGAAGGACAGGTGCGTGGCGTGCACCGCATGGTCGAGAACGACGACTACTGCATCGACATCCTCACCCAGGTCTCCGCGGCGACGAAAGCGCTCGAGCGGGTCGCCCTCGCCCTCCTCGACGATCACCTCGCGCACTGCGTCGCGTCGGCCGCGGCCGAGGGCGGAGAGGTCGCGTCGGAGAAGCTGCACGAGGCCTCCGCGGCGATCGCCCGACTCGTGCGCTGA
- the rarD gene encoding EamA family transporter RarD has product MTGPLRPGPLGSGGRGIAVSVASSVLFGGIYFVTPWLAPASAESIWGLRDLITIPVIALALVVIRQGRLITEIGSRIRRNPLLLLGILACGALVAAQLWVFSWAPLHGRGMQVALGYFLLPLVLVVVGRLLYKDRLAWWQWLAAGIAALGVGFELIRVGGISWETLLVALGYPVYFVLRRALGTAHLGGMFWEFVVLAPVAAVLLVLEVVDGGALAANPALWWAAPLFAVASGVALMFYIAASRLLTLSIFGLLSYLEPALLMVASMLNGERIAAGEVVIYGAIWVAVLVLVAGGIAQLRPRRGPRSVA; this is encoded by the coding sequence TTGACCGGGCCGCTCCGCCCGGGCCCGCTCGGCTCGGGCGGGCGCGGTATCGCCGTCTCCGTCGCATCGTCGGTGCTGTTCGGAGGCATCTACTTCGTCACCCCGTGGCTCGCCCCGGCTTCGGCCGAGTCGATCTGGGGTCTCCGCGATCTCATCACCATTCCGGTGATCGCGCTCGCACTCGTGGTGATCCGCCAGGGGCGCCTCATCACCGAGATCGGGAGCCGCATTCGTCGCAACCCGCTGCTGCTGCTCGGGATCCTGGCCTGCGGCGCGCTCGTCGCCGCGCAGCTCTGGGTGTTCAGCTGGGCGCCCCTGCACGGCCGCGGCATGCAGGTGGCGCTCGGCTACTTCCTGCTGCCGCTCGTGCTCGTGGTCGTGGGGCGTTTGCTCTACAAGGATCGCCTGGCCTGGTGGCAGTGGCTCGCCGCTGGCATCGCCGCGCTGGGCGTCGGGTTCGAGCTGATCCGAGTGGGCGGGATCTCATGGGAGACGCTGCTCGTCGCGCTCGGCTACCCCGTGTACTTCGTGCTGCGGCGTGCCCTCGGGACCGCCCACCTGGGCGGCATGTTCTGGGAATTCGTGGTGCTCGCCCCGGTGGCCGCCGTGCTTCTCGTGCTCGAGGTCGTCGACGGCGGGGCCCTCGCAGCGAATCCGGCGCTGTGGTGGGCCGCGCCCCTGTTCGCCGTCGCGTCGGGAGTCGCGCTCATGTTCTACATCGCCGCTTCGCGGTTGCTCACGTTGAGCATCTTCGGGCTGCTCAGCTACCTCGAGCCGGCGCTGCTGATGGTGGCGTCGATGCTGAACGGCGAGCGGATCGCGGCCGGCGAGGTCGTCATCTACGGGGCGATCTGGGTGGCGGTGCTGGTGCTGGTCGCGGGCGGGATCGCGCAGCTACGCCCGCGCCGAGGGCCGCGATCCGTCGCATGA
- a CDS encoding sugar-transfer associated ATP-grasp domain-containing protein, whose protein sequence is MQKLKRAKRYIDEVSRETGWTRAQAAARMLRAKRDHGIGLRRYAEERLYLVPQDRLSEHRVKRNDQIAFVAKQRGIGYEDAREVMDRARDEYGVSYREFVRRNLWKFKTEADLDKRLERIRTQDRRFVDEVCNETGWSFEEAERKMLETKKRWPAVTFRKYAAFNFHGMTDDEIDARVRQWIETSSENRRRVMQESGWTAEQVRAHMTRFEAEYGVIPAYYMCFRGWELSDEQIESYATVAHSQRLSTAYNDRADLAMARDKERFDEVFRDFLNRRFWSNAEGATFESFSEFAQGLDAIFCKLLRSGGGVGAFKVELPGDEAGLRRVYDDLMAKPRMLVEEVLQQHPEMAEFYPGSINTIRVVMIEDEGRIRIISTGIQFGHREVTDNFTNDGMVCAVDTDSGTVLTPAVDKDGAVYETHPVSGKRFEGFRVPNWDLVLDTAKRAMGVREGLRYVGWDIAIQNDKVSILEANTVPDPVLLQAAYAPQKEGKRYLYDPFLQKI, encoded by the coding sequence GTGCAGAAGTTGAAGCGGGCGAAGCGGTACATCGATGAAGTGAGCCGGGAGACCGGCTGGACTCGAGCACAAGCGGCCGCGCGTATGCTGCGCGCGAAGCGCGATCACGGCATCGGCCTCCGCCGCTACGCCGAGGAGCGCCTCTACCTCGTGCCGCAGGACCGGCTCTCGGAGCACCGCGTGAAGCGCAACGACCAGATCGCGTTCGTCGCGAAGCAGCGAGGCATCGGCTACGAGGACGCCCGCGAGGTCATGGATCGTGCTCGAGACGAATACGGTGTGAGCTACCGGGAGTTCGTGCGGCGGAACCTCTGGAAGTTCAAGACCGAGGCCGACCTCGACAAGCGCCTCGAGCGCATCAGAACACAGGATCGGCGCTTCGTCGACGAGGTCTGCAACGAGACCGGCTGGTCGTTCGAGGAGGCCGAGCGGAAGATGCTCGAGACGAAGAAGCGATGGCCCGCTGTGACCTTCCGCAAGTATGCCGCCTTCAACTTCCACGGCATGACCGACGACGAGATCGACGCTCGCGTGAGGCAGTGGATCGAGACCTCTTCCGAGAACCGCCGTCGGGTGATGCAGGAGTCGGGCTGGACTGCCGAGCAGGTGCGTGCTCACATGACCCGGTTCGAGGCCGAGTACGGCGTGATCCCCGCCTACTACATGTGCTTCCGCGGCTGGGAGCTCAGCGATGAGCAGATCGAGAGCTACGCGACGGTGGCGCACTCGCAGCGTCTGAGCACCGCCTACAACGATCGGGCTGATCTCGCGATGGCTCGCGACAAAGAGCGCTTCGACGAGGTGTTCCGCGACTTCTTGAATCGTCGCTTCTGGTCGAATGCCGAAGGCGCGACGTTCGAGTCGTTCTCGGAGTTCGCCCAGGGTCTCGATGCCATCTTCTGCAAGCTGCTCCGGTCTGGCGGCGGCGTCGGCGCGTTCAAGGTCGAACTGCCCGGCGATGAGGCGGGCCTGCGCAGGGTGTACGACGATCTCATGGCGAAGCCGCGCATGCTGGTCGAGGAGGTGCTGCAGCAGCACCCCGAGATGGCGGAGTTCTACCCGGGTTCGATCAACACCATCAGGGTCGTGATGATCGAGGACGAGGGGCGGATCAGGATCATCTCGACGGGCATCCAGTTCGGGCACCGCGAGGTGACCGACAACTTCACGAATGACGGGATGGTCTGCGCCGTCGACACCGATTCGGGCACGGTGCTCACCCCGGCCGTCGACAAGGACGGCGCGGTCTACGAGACCCACCCCGTCTCGGGCAAGCGGTTCGAGGGGTTCCGGGTTCCGAACTGGGATCTCGTGCTCGACACCGCGAAGCGGGCCATGGGCGTGCGCGAGGGACTCAGGTACGTGGGGTGGGACATCGCGATCCAGAACGACAAGGTCAGCATTCTCGAGGCCAACACCGTACCCGACCCGGTGCTGCTGCAAGCCGCCTACGCTCCGCAGAAGGAGGGGAAGCGCTATCTGTACGACCCCTTCCTGCAGAAGATCTAG
- a CDS encoding sugar transferase produces MTAKAPQWERRYSRKLLWTDTCVVIFTVFISQVLSLLYLAPLRDAPPSILSRVEFSLLLVAGWLLALAFYDSRNPTVFGTGPEEYKRLFNATIVTFGVSALIMLLFDPIELRRDSIYIALPLGLVLLVLGRWIWRKRLHQQRRRRKNTYRTLVVGDEDHAAPLVRQLRSNIIVGFELVGAVSSAPVGSELVKGLEVVGDYDQLMQAIEEHDADTLIIAGGAALPPQRIRAIGWELEGRNVDLIVASSLTDIAGPRIHIRPVSGLPLIHVESPQFTGWRYYAKQLFDLFVTLLILPFALLVMGVMAILIRIDSPGPIIFRQTRLGLNGTPFTMFKLRSMKQNAEDELPGMLDASEGNGVLFKLKSDPRVTRIGRFMRRHSIDELPQLFNVLRGEMSLVGPRPPLPAEADQYSRWANRRLLVRPGVSGLWQVSGRSDLSWDESIRLDLFYVENWSITGDLLILWRTFRTVLKPRGAY; encoded by the coding sequence GTGACCGCAAAGGCACCGCAGTGGGAGCGTCGCTACTCGCGAAAGCTCCTCTGGACCGACACCTGCGTGGTGATCTTCACCGTCTTCATCAGCCAGGTTCTCAGCCTGCTCTACCTCGCTCCGCTGCGGGACGCGCCCCCCTCGATCCTCAGCCGGGTCGAGTTCTCCCTGTTGCTCGTCGCGGGCTGGCTGCTCGCGCTCGCGTTCTACGACTCCCGCAACCCCACCGTCTTCGGCACGGGCCCCGAGGAGTACAAGCGGCTCTTCAACGCCACGATCGTCACGTTCGGCGTATCCGCCCTGATCATGCTGCTCTTCGATCCGATCGAGCTGCGGCGCGACTCCATATACATCGCCCTGCCGCTGGGCCTGGTGCTGCTGGTGCTCGGGCGGTGGATCTGGCGCAAGCGGCTCCATCAGCAGCGTCGCCGCCGCAAGAACACCTACCGCACCCTCGTCGTCGGCGATGAGGATCACGCGGCGCCGCTGGTGCGCCAGCTGCGGTCGAACATCATCGTCGGCTTCGAACTCGTCGGCGCGGTCTCCAGTGCGCCGGTGGGCTCGGAGCTGGTCAAGGGCCTCGAGGTCGTCGGCGACTACGACCAGCTCATGCAGGCGATCGAGGAGCACGACGCCGACACGCTGATCATCGCCGGCGGTGCGGCGCTGCCGCCCCAGCGCATCCGCGCAATCGGGTGGGAACTTGAGGGGCGCAACGTCGACCTGATCGTGGCCTCCTCCCTCACCGACATCGCGGGCCCCCGCATCCACATCCGCCCCGTGTCAGGCCTTCCGCTGATCCACGTCGAGTCGCCCCAGTTCACGGGGTGGCGCTACTACGCGAAACAGCTCTTCGACCTGTTCGTCACGCTGCTGATCCTCCCCTTCGCACTGCTCGTGATGGGTGTGATGGCGATCCTGATCCGCATCGACAGCCCCGGCCCCATCATCTTCCGCCAGACCCGCCTCGGCCTCAACGGCACCCCGTTCACCATGTTCAAGCTGCGCTCGATGAAGCAGAACGCCGAAGACGAGCTGCCCGGCATGCTCGATGCCTCCGAGGGCAACGGGGTGCTGTTCAAGCTCAAGTCGGATCCGCGGGTCACCCGCATCGGCAGGTTCATGCGCCGCCACAGCATCGACGAACTGCCCCAGCTCTTCAACGTGCTCCGCGGCGAGATGTCGCTGGTGGGCCCCCGGCCGCCGCTGCCCGCCGAGGCCGATCAGTACTCGCGGTGGGCGAACCGGCGCCTGCTCGTGCGGCCGGGCGTCAGCGGGCTCTGGCAGGTGAGCGGTCGCAGCGATCTCTCGTGGGACGAGAGCATCCGCCTCGACCTCTTCTACGTCGAGAACTGGTCGATCACGGGTGATCTGCTGATCCTGTGGCGCACGTTCCGCACCGTTCTCAAACCCCGAGGGGCCTACTAG
- a CDS encoding sugar-transfer associated ATP-grasp domain-containing protein, translating into MHPLIKRNVKRAKLVYLWITRILLAKSHFKVPLHTRLRYAIFGGFVADQYVLYDLKRNSRSEYLSEFDWYRSRWINEPFDSMLNNKIVCNEVLEDHVDVPPILFVKNKGRLFSTDRPESKRPISEVVASLREHGAMFLKPLGSGKGKGVHRLDAAEGGFMIDRRPATEREVIAFLEDQDGWFLSLGVEQHPVLSTIFPETTNTIRLITMRDPETGAARVFFAVLRIGTAATIPVDNGSRGGLVSLIDLEEGTLSAARPLWSPGEFSTHPDSGEQIEGVELPGWRIAKQRILDVAGRFPYLQFVAWDVLLTEQGPCVIEANTSSGVNIIQMWGAQRQGELGDFYRAHGVIK; encoded by the coding sequence ATGCACCCGCTGATCAAGCGGAACGTGAAGCGGGCGAAGCTCGTCTACCTGTGGATCACCCGCATCCTGCTCGCCAAGAGCCACTTCAAGGTGCCGCTGCACACCCGCCTGCGCTACGCGATCTTCGGCGGTTTCGTCGCCGATCAGTACGTGCTCTACGACCTCAAGCGCAACTCGCGGAGCGAATACCTCTCGGAGTTCGACTGGTACCGTTCGCGGTGGATCAACGAGCCCTTCGACTCGATGCTCAACAACAAGATCGTGTGCAACGAGGTGCTCGAGGATCACGTCGACGTGCCGCCGATCCTGTTCGTGAAGAACAAGGGCCGGCTCTTCTCGACCGACCGGCCCGAGTCGAAGCGGCCGATCTCCGAGGTCGTCGCGTCGCTGCGCGAGCACGGGGCGATGTTCTTGAAGCCCCTCGGCTCGGGCAAGGGCAAGGGCGTGCATCGTCTCGATGCCGCAGAGGGCGGCTTCATGATCGATCGCCGCCCCGCCACCGAGCGAGAGGTGATCGCCTTTCTCGAGGACCAGGACGGCTGGTTCCTCTCCCTCGGCGTCGAGCAGCACCCCGTGCTCTCGACGATCTTCCCGGAGACCACGAACACGATCCGCCTCATCACGATGCGGGATCCCGAGACCGGCGCCGCCCGCGTGTTCTTCGCCGTGCTGCGGATCGGCACGGCCGCGACCATCCCCGTCGACAACGGCAGCCGCGGCGGCCTCGTCTCGCTGATCGACCTCGAGGAGGGCACGCTGAGCGCGGCCCGACCGCTGTGGTCGCCGGGCGAGTTCAGCACGCACCCGGATTCGGGCGAGCAGATCGAGGGGGTCGAGCTGCCCGGATGGAGGATCGCGAAGCAGCGCATCCTCGACGTCGCCGGCCGGTTCCCCTATCTCCAGTTCGTGGCCTGGGACGTGCTGCTCACGGAGCAGGGACCCTGCGTGATCGAGGCGAACACCTCCTCGGGCGTGAACATCATTCAGATGTGGGGCGCGCAGCGGCAGGGCGAGCTCGGCGACTTCTACCGCGCCCACGGGGTGATCAAGTGA
- a CDS encoding CDP-glycerol glycerophosphotransferase family protein, whose protein sequence is MSTGIKVAAHYFIAVVFGAIYAVLKLVTRVDPCKITFLSRHSDGITRDFRMLIQELERRDPNIVIATVSSRFEGNPRAALRFGLASLRSLYHLATTKVCVLDSYWPAVSSLRHRPELVVFQAWHSLGKIKQSGRQTLDREQGRSQKLAQSMRIHEGYDWVVAGGKAWNPFYCASFGVDESKLLNIGLPRADYLVNHRQQIARRVLKSHPELAQKPTILYAPTFRRGSGPDTGARDLAAAIDRDRFNLIVHGHKDGNLIMPDGEYVTCPGFTGPELLTVAEYLVTDYSAIAVEAALIDVKTLYYVHDHDEYLATNGLNIDLFEEMPGCVSESAEEIARVIDGEYPMDALRAYQAKFIFDSPGRSTENLVDCFFEKGGLCTR, encoded by the coding sequence ATGTCGACCGGAATCAAGGTTGCCGCGCACTACTTCATCGCAGTGGTATTCGGCGCCATCTACGCGGTGCTGAAGCTCGTGACGCGGGTCGACCCCTGCAAGATCACCTTCCTGAGCCGCCACTCCGACGGCATCACACGAGACTTCCGCATGCTCATCCAGGAGCTCGAGCGGCGGGATCCGAATATCGTGATCGCCACCGTCTCGAGCCGCTTCGAGGGGAATCCGAGGGCGGCGCTCCGTTTCGGCCTCGCGTCGCTGCGCAGCCTGTACCACCTGGCGACGACGAAGGTGTGCGTGCTCGACTCGTACTGGCCCGCGGTGTCGTCTCTGCGGCACCGCCCCGAGCTCGTGGTCTTCCAGGCCTGGCACTCGCTGGGCAAGATCAAGCAGTCGGGCCGGCAGACCCTCGACAGAGAGCAGGGCCGCTCCCAGAAGCTGGCGCAGTCGATGCGCATCCACGAGGGCTACGACTGGGTCGTCGCCGGCGGTAAGGCCTGGAATCCGTTCTACTGCGCCTCCTTCGGCGTCGACGAGTCGAAGCTGCTGAACATCGGGCTGCCCCGGGCCGACTACCTCGTCAATCACCGGCAGCAGATCGCCCGCCGCGTGCTCAAGAGCCACCCCGAGCTGGCTCAGAAGCCCACCATCCTCTACGCCCCCACGTTCCGGCGCGGCAGCGGCCCCGACACCGGCGCGCGGGATCTAGCGGCCGCGATCGACCGCGATCGATTCAACCTCATCGTGCACGGGCACAAGGACGGCAACCTGATCATGCCCGACGGCGAGTACGTCACATGCCCCGGTTTCACCGGGCCCGAGCTGCTCACGGTGGCCGAGTACCTCGTCACCGACTACTCCGCGATCGCCGTCGAGGCCGCGCTCATCGATGTGAAAACCCTCTACTATGTACACGACCATGATGAGTACCTGGCCACGAACGGGCTGAACATCGATCTGTTCGAGGAGATGCCCGGGTGCGTCTCGGAGAGCGCGGAGGAGATCGCCCGGGTGATAGACGGCGAGTACCCCATGGATGCCCTGCGCGCGTACCAAGCGAAGTTCATCTTCGACAGCCCCGGCCGCTCGACCGAGAATCTCGTCGACTGCTTCTTCGAGAAGGGCGGCCTATGCACCCGCTGA
- a CDS encoding sugar-transfer associated ATP-grasp domain-containing protein, which produces MPATVENFGIDEDNREGFVSERDYAFIHPLNGKYGKWVRDRVSALTVFEPFTRFFETAHFHLLIRDGELHCIPLSPEAQAHGNDPFAGVISLLQEKGRLSLVRAAWAREAPEALTWDGDDFFVDGEQVSADELREWLLTRTRSHISVLIDPVDPDLGFPESLGARTAVVRVTMANPDGSHPRAVEASLILDEQEPRPGCPTLHARLDPQDGSFKEARAVESGRLRRYTHHPETNAPLSGYLPSWSTLESALVEMCQFAPQLKFVQFDAVLSSTGDWVLVKLSASPDYPRYFAFSEETVKLLKQSIDFKRQSTRQYSVRTRKWFHNLKLWLRKRFARLLYPKGLVPYQSVRWLGDVRRDLFERNGVPLRTKLWAYRNGFLSYRIPQYGITAQNRESFISDFEYRWLRHINQHYRYWLEDKISIKYVAAAFNDCLPAYYFYTTLQGGVNHVVPMMDCPSGYAASFEGILALARVKGVLALKPDEGSHGDGFYRLGYENGEFSLNGQTVSEADVLAILTDRHNQYLVTEFIEMHPELARIYPHSVNTIRVIVFKRDGVTPEIGNAYLRIGSAQSGFVDNTAAGGMLAEIDAETGAYGNAQILQNGHVQPCPHHPDTGVLIEGHLPNWGYAKKKVLEIAAAMPQLEYLGFDLAVTPTGIKLPEINRSPDYPRIERLTPATIDYLLYKLEQKKRRYGYDQRPPRRLISLPRRG; this is translated from the coding sequence ATGCCCGCCACTGTCGAGAATTTCGGTATCGACGAAGATAACCGCGAAGGGTTCGTGTCGGAGCGCGACTACGCCTTCATCCATCCTCTGAACGGGAAATATGGCAAGTGGGTGAGGGATCGCGTCTCCGCGCTGACGGTGTTCGAGCCGTTCACGCGCTTCTTCGAGACGGCGCACTTCCACCTGCTGATCCGCGATGGCGAGCTGCACTGCATCCCGCTCTCCCCAGAGGCTCAGGCGCATGGGAACGATCCCTTCGCCGGCGTCATCAGCCTGCTGCAAGAAAAGGGACGTCTCTCGCTCGTTCGAGCCGCGTGGGCACGCGAAGCACCCGAGGCCCTGACGTGGGACGGCGATGACTTCTTCGTCGACGGAGAACAGGTGTCAGCTGACGAGCTCCGGGAGTGGCTTCTCACCCGCACTCGCAGTCACATCAGCGTGCTCATCGACCCTGTAGATCCCGATCTCGGCTTTCCGGAATCGCTCGGCGCGCGCACCGCGGTAGTACGGGTCACCATGGCCAACCCCGATGGCTCCCACCCTCGAGCGGTCGAGGCTTCGCTGATCCTCGACGAGCAGGAACCTCGCCCGGGCTGCCCGACTCTCCACGCGCGACTCGACCCGCAAGACGGCAGCTTCAAAGAGGCAAGAGCGGTCGAAAGCGGACGCTTACGTCGTTACACGCATCACCCGGAAACGAATGCGCCCCTTTCGGGCTATCTGCCCTCCTGGAGCACACTCGAGAGTGCGCTCGTCGAGATGTGCCAGTTCGCACCGCAGCTGAAGTTCGTGCAGTTCGATGCTGTCTTGTCCAGCACCGGAGACTGGGTACTCGTCAAGCTCTCGGCCTCCCCCGACTATCCTCGGTACTTCGCGTTCTCCGAAGAGACCGTCAAATTGCTGAAGCAGAGCATCGATTTCAAACGGCAGAGCACTCGGCAGTATTCGGTGCGTACCCGCAAGTGGTTCCACAACCTGAAGCTGTGGCTCCGCAAGCGCTTCGCAAGGCTGCTCTACCCGAAGGGTCTCGTGCCGTATCAGTCTGTGCGATGGCTCGGCGATGTGCGACGGGATCTGTTCGAACGCAACGGAGTGCCTCTTCGCACCAAGCTCTGGGCATACAGAAACGGATTCCTTTCGTACCGGATTCCCCAGTACGGCATCACAGCGCAGAATCGCGAGTCGTTCATCTCCGATTTCGAGTACCGCTGGCTCCGCCACATCAACCAGCACTACCGTTACTGGCTTGAAGACAAGATCAGCATCAAGTACGTCGCCGCCGCGTTCAACGACTGCCTGCCCGCGTACTACTTCTATACGACGCTGCAGGGCGGAGTGAACCATGTCGTCCCGATGATGGACTGCCCGTCCGGTTACGCTGCTTCGTTCGAGGGGATCCTCGCACTCGCCCGGGTGAAGGGCGTGCTCGCTTTGAAGCCGGACGAGGGATCGCACGGAGACGGCTTCTACCGTCTGGGGTACGAGAACGGTGAATTCTCGCTCAACGGCCAGACGGTCTCAGAGGCCGATGTACTCGCGATCCTCACCGACCGACACAATCAATACCTCGTCACAGAGTTCATCGAGATGCACCCGGAACTCGCGAGGATCTACCCGCACTCGGTGAACACTATCCGAGTCATTGTTTTCAAACGAGACGGCGTCACGCCCGAGATCGGCAACGCGTACCTCCGTATCGGCTCCGCCCAGTCGGGCTTCGTCGACAACACGGCTGCCGGGGGCATGCTCGCCGAGATCGACGCCGAAACCGGCGCGTACGGCAACGCTCAGATCCTCCAGAACGGCCATGTGCAACCTTGCCCGCACCACCCGGATACGGGGGTGCTGATCGAGGGGCACTTGCCGAACTGGGGTTATGCGAAGAAGAAGGTGCTCGAGATCGCCGCAGCGATGCCGCAGCTCGAATATCTCGGCTTCGACCTGGCTGTCACGCCGACCGGGATCAAGCTGCCGGAGATCAATCGATCCCCCGACTACCCGCGTATCGAACGCCTCACTCCCGCCACCATCGACTACCTGCTTTACAAACTCGAGCAGAAGAAGCGGCGCTATGGATATGATCAGCGGCCCCCGCGTCGACTCATATCGCTACCTCGGCGGGGTTAG